In the Maribacter sp. MJ134 genome, one interval contains:
- a CDS encoding fasciclin domain-containing protein, with the protein MKKWTSPVSLCLVLFALFCNAQEEFQVAALNDISTYEMDIHQSIISNTETSNRLSTLLSALRASDLDHVLGYDGQFTVFAPSNMAFEKLPPLTVAWLMNPLNKTKLKAVMSYHIIAGKLSASKILRAMCRGNGIATFTTVQGEKITATMNGIDIILTDIFGHKAKITLADSNHSNGVMHEIDSVFMPVKL; encoded by the coding sequence ATGAAAAAATGGACATCCCCCGTGTCGCTGTGCCTGGTATTGTTTGCTCTATTCTGTAACGCCCAAGAAGAGTTCCAAGTCGCCGCGCTCAACGATATTAGCACTTACGAAATGGATATACATCAATCCATCATTTCCAATACGGAAACGTCTAATAGACTAAGCACCTTATTATCCGCCCTGCGCGCCTCCGATTTGGATCATGTATTGGGTTATGATGGACAGTTTACCGTTTTTGCTCCCTCCAATATGGCCTTTGAAAAGTTACCGCCGCTAACAGTAGCTTGGTTAATGAACCCTTTAAATAAAACCAAACTTAAGGCTGTGATGTCCTATCATATTATAGCAGGGAAACTTTCTGCATCCAAAATTTTAAGGGCTATGTGCAGGGGCAATGGTATAGCAACATTTACAACCGTTCAAGGAGAGAAGATTACGGCCACTATGAACGGCATAGATATTATTCTAACCGATATTTTTGGTCACAAAGCTAAAATTACACTAGCCGACTCCAACCATAGTAACGGCGTAATGCATGAAATTGACAGTGTTTTCATGCCCGTAAAGCTCTAA